From the genome of Thermosynechococcus sp. NK55a:
ACAACGGGCCAGTTGGGCATTCTCTCAAATCATGCCCCCCTCTTAACTGCTTTGGAAACGGGTGTCATGCGGGTGCGTCAAGACCGCGAATGGGTGGCGATCGCTCTGATGGGGGGTTTTGCCGAAGTTGAAAACAACGAAGTGACAATTCTCGTCAACGGTGCTGAGCGCGGGGACACAATTGACCTCGAAAAAGCCAAAGCTGAGTTTGCCGCAGCACAGGCCGCCCTCGCTCAAGCCGAACAGGGGGAATCCAAACAGGCTAAAATTCAAGCCACCCAAGCCTTTCGTCGTGCCCGTGCTCGCCTGCAGGCCGCAGGGGGCGTGGTCGAGATTTAGTTTTTTCTAATTTTTTCTCATTTGATTCTCATTTGATGAAGTTCAAGACCTCCCCAACGGCTGACGGGGAGGTTTTTTATTTAGCTGGCCTCCGCCGTTTGCTGCCGCAGGTAGGCGTGGATAAAAGGATCAAGGTCACCATCCATCACATCTTGAATGGCTGTCGTTTCCACCTCTGTGCGCAGGTCCTTGACCAGTTGATAGGGGTGGAAGACATAGTTGCGAATTTGGTTGCCCCAAGCCGCCTCAACAACATCGCCACGAATATCGGCAATTTCCTTGGCCTTTTGCTCTTGGGCAATCACCAATAGTTTCGCCTTGAGAATGGCAAGGGCTTTTTCCTTATTTTGCAGTTGCGATCGCTCCTGCGTGCAGCGGACGGCCAAGCCCGTTGGTTTATGGACAATGCGCACTGCCGTTTCCACCTTGTTCACGTTTTGCCCTCCCTTGCCACCACTGCGGGAAGTGGTAATTTCTAAATCGCTTTCGGGAATCTCAACCGTAACGGATTGATCCAGTTCAGGCATCACATCCACACCGGCGAAGCTAGTTTGTCGTTTGCCATTGGCATTGAAGGGAGAAATGCGCACCAGCCGATGGGTACCCTTTTCAGAACGCAGATAGCCATAGGCGTAGCGACCGCGAATTTCCAAGGTTGCCGACTTAATGCCCGCCTCCTCCCCTTCTGAAAGTTCTGCCAGATGGGTTTGGTAACCGTGGCGCTCCGCCCAGCGGGTGTACATCCGCAGCAACATTTCTGCCCAATCCTGGGCATCGGTACCCCCCGCCCCAGCATTGATTGTGAGAATGGCGTTGTTTTTGTCGTAGGGGCCACTGAGGAGTTGTTCTAGTTCCCAACGACTTAACTGGGTGTCTAACTCCCTAAGCAGCGTGGTTGCCTCTGTCACCAACCCTTCATCCGGTTCTAACTCCAGTAGTTCCAGGGCTGTTTCCACGTGTTCAATTGCTTTTTGCCACTGTTGGAGCTGGCTGAGGGTCTCCTTGGCTTCAGTGAGTTGTTGCAGCGTGGCTTGGGCTGTGGCCTGATCATTCCAGAGATCTGGCTGAGCGGCGGTGTGCTCAAGGTCATGAATCTTGGCCTTCAGTGCCGCTGGGTCAAAGATAGTCCTGGGTCTGACCCAGGCGATCGCGCAACAGGGAAAAATCGCGTTTGAGTGTGCTTAAATCAGTCATTTTGGGATGCAAAGAATGGGAATTCTATTGATATTTTACCAAAGCAGATCTACTGCAAATGCTGCTGCTATTGGCTGTGTCTAGGGCAGTTGAGGACGCCTAGGCAATAAATGTTAAAAGTTTCGCCCTTGCCCTAGGTCCCCTGCAAGTGTCACCATAATCCCTAGGTGAACTCTGGGGAAGCTAACCCATGGCCATCAAAAACTCGCCCGAAGTCCCGCGCAATCGTTGGATTGGCAATGCCTTACTCTTCCTCGGTTTGGGGTTTTTGCTCCTGAATATCTTCTTTCCCCAACTCTTTGCACCGCGCCCGCCCCAGGTTCCCTACAGTATGTTTATCCATCAGGTGCAAGAGGGGGAAGTGGCTCGCGTCTATCTAGGCCAAAATGAGATTCTCTATCAACTGAAGCCCGAAGGGAATAAACCACCCCAAGTTTTAGCAACCACTCCGATCTTTGATCTCGAGTTACCCAAGCGCCTCGAGGAAAAGGGAGTGGAATTTGCGGCTGCGCCGCCCCCCCGCAATAGCTGGTTGTTGAATATCTTGGGTTGGGTCATTCCGCCGATTGTTTTTGTCTTGATCCTTCAGTTCTTTGCCAGTCGCCAAGTAGGCGGTGGTCCCCAAGGGGTCCTCTCCATCAGTAAAAGTCGGGCCAAGGTCTATGTGGAGGGAGCAAACACCGGCATTCGCTTTGAGGATGTGGCTGGGGTTGAAGAAGCCAAAGCAGAACTGGTCGAGATTGTGGATTTCCTAAAAAATCCCCAACGCTATATCCAAATTGGGGCCCGCATTCCCAAGGGGGTGCTGCTGGTGGGGCCGCCGGGAACCGGCAAAACCCTGCTGGCCAAGGCCGTTGCTGGCGAAGCTAATGTACCCTTCTTCTCCATTTCGGGCTCGGAGTTTGTCGAGTTATTTGTGGGTGTCGGCTCTGCCCGGGTGCGGGATCTCTTTGAGCAGGCGAAAAAGCAAGCCCCCTGTATTGTCTTTATTGATGAATTGGATGCCATTGGTAAGTCCCGTTCCAGTGCCGGCTTCTATGGTGGCAATGATGAACGGGAGCAAACCCTGAACCAACTGCTCACGGAAATGGATGGCTTTGATGCTACGGGGGCAACGGTGATTGTCCTTGCTGCAACCAACCGCCCAGAAACCCTTGATCCGGCATTGCTGCGCCCCGGCCGCTTTGATCGTCAAGTCTTAGTGGATCGCCCCGATTTGAGTGGTCGTGAAGCTATTTTGAAAATCCATGCCAAAAAGGTGAAACTGGCCCCTGAGGTGGATCTGCACGCGATCGCTGCCCGCACACCGGGGTTTGCCGGTGCTGATTTGGCCAACTTAGTCAACGAAGCAGCTCTACTAGCGGCTCGTAATCAGCGGGAAATGGTGACCCAGCAGGACTTTGCCGAAGCCATTGAACGCATTGTGGCGGGTCTTGAGAAGAAAAGCCGCGTCCTCAACGACAAAGAGAAGAAAATTGTTGCTTACCACGAAGTCGGTCATGCCCTTGTGGGCTGTGCGCTGCCGGGCAGTGGTCGGGTAGAAAAGATTTCCATTGTACCCCGCGGCATGGCGGCGCTTGGTTATACGTTGCAGTTGCCGACGGAGGATCGCTTCCTCCTTGATGAGCAGGAACTGCGCGCCCAAATTGCCACGTTGTTGGGGGGGCGATCGGCAGAGGAGATTGTCTTTGGCACCATCACTACTGGAGCCGCCAATGATCTGCAACGGGCAACAGATTTGGCAGAGCGGATGGTGCGCAGCTACGGCATGAGCAAGGTTCTTGGCCCCCTTGCCTTTGAGCAACAACAGTCGAGCTTTTTGACAAATAATGGCATGATGCTACGGGCAGTGAGTGAGGAAACCGCTCAAGCCATTGATCGCGAAGTCAAAGAAATTGTTGAGTCAGCTCATCAACAGGCGCTCAGTATTCTTAAGGAAAACCGTGATCTTCTCGAAGCGATCGCCCAAAAACTCCTCGAAAAAGAAGTGATTGAGGGTGAAGAACTTCACGACCTACTGGCTCAAGTGAAAACCCCCGCCGCTGCCTGAGCAAGAGGGCTGCAAAAACCCAAAAAAAGACCAGCGAATTACTGGTCATTCAGTCCAATGTTTTTGTCTCAGAGGAGAAGTTAAGGCGTACACAAAACGTGAGGACGATCCGAAAGCGGCACTGCCTTAGCTTCCCTTCTTCTTTCTATGATAATGTAGCCAGAGTCACAAAAATTCACATATAAAATCTTTAGGTATTTCTACTCAAACCCATAACTGCAGGTAATTGGTTTAGCGGCCACCCACGGTAATGGCATCCACTTTGATGTGGGGTTGACCCACGGTGACGTAGATACTACCGCTAATCGAGCCACAGAAACCAGGGGCAAGGGCAAGATCGTTGGCAGACATGGAAATCCGCTGCATGATTTCTTTGGCTTCGCCAATCAGTGTGGCTCCTTTGAGGGGGTGTTTGATTTGGCCATTTTCAATCCAGTAGGCCTCCTCAACAGCAAAGTTAAATTGACCCGTGGCACCGACGCTGCCGCCCCCCATGCGTTTACAGTAAATACCGCGATCAACGGAGGCAATCAGATCCTCTACAGTGTACTTGCCAGGAGCAATGTAGGTGTTGCGCATCCGCGAAGCGGCAGCATAGGTATAGCTTTGACGTCGGCCACTACCGGTGCGGGGGTGTCCTGTGCGCATTGAACCTGCGCGATCGCTCAGAAAATTCTTGAGGATGCCATTTTCAATCAGTAATGTGCGCTGCGTTGGCATTCCTTCATCGTCCATATCAATACTGCCAAAGGCACCGCTGGTAATTCCCTCATCCCAAGCGGTCAAGTTTTCATGGGCAATTTTTTCACCTTTTTTATCGGCAAAGGGGGTCGTCCCCCGTTCAATTTGAGTGGTTTCCAAGAGATGACCACAGGCTTCATGGAAGATCACGCCCCCAAATTGGTTGGCCATGATCACTGGGTAAGTGCCCGATTCCACGTAGTTGGCATAGAGCATTTTGCCCGCCGCTTCGGCAACGGTATCGGCTAAGGTGGTGTAGTCCCACTGGCGCAAAAAGTCTGGATTACTGGTATCGCCATTGCGCTCACCAATGGAAGCGCGGTGCTCGCCATCAGCACAGAGCACAGAGCCCACTGCCGACTGAGTGAGGCGAATGTCCCGAGCAAAGGTACCATCACTGGCGGCCACCATCACCTCTTGCCAATCGCGAAAATAACTGAGGCGACGGGATTGCAGATGTTGGGTTTTCTGGCGCAGGCGATCGCTGCCTGCTAGGAGAATATCGGCCACCTCAGCAATGGAACTACAGGTGGCCAGCCAGCTTTCCTTCTGGCCTTGGGCATAGTCCCGCAGCAGTTCAAGGTGAATTTCAGGTACATAGGCTTGGGGACTGGGTAAGAGCAACCCCATTAAGCCCAGGGCCTTTTCGAGGGCAGTGCGCAGCCCGTTGAAGCTGAGGTCATTGGTGCTCACGTAGCAGTCACGAGTACCCCGAAAAACACGAATACCCGCCCCTAAGCTCAAGCGCGGAGAAACACTCGTCAGGCGATCCTCCTCGACAAGGGTACTGAGGTAATGACTGCGCTCAAGGAAAATCTCAACAAAATCAGCGCCAGCCGCTCGTCCAAGGCCAAGGAGTGTGGCAAGGGGAGCTTCCCAAGAGCCATCAAAGCGATCGCCTTCGGGGGAATAGCTAAGGTGGGCAAGATCCGCAGAACGAAGTAGCGTGGCTGGCATTGTTAACAATCACTTAACATATCCCCACTATAGCAAATTCCCCCTCGCAGCCTAGTTTTCAGCTTTGGCTAAAAAGGAGAGGTGGTAGAGGGTATCCTTGGCGGGGTGGGCTTGCACCTCTTGGAGTACCACCGTTCCCTGCCACGGCAGATCCGGGATCGAAAGCTGAATCGGAGTTTTCTGGGGACGGGCATCCCGCACCAACAATTCGGCGGCACGGGTATCCACCACCAGGGAAATCGAAGACTCGATGGTAGGGCCGTAGAGGACGGCAGGGATTTTGCCATTACGCCGCAGGGCATTGGGCTTGGCATCAGCAGGGCGTAGTTGCCCCTCAATCACTAAGGAACGAGACATCGCTGCAACTCCAATTAAGATAAAATCGGGTGGACTTGGGTGCCATCATCCTTGAGGAGTGCCCGTTTGGGGCCATGGATCGGATCCTCAACAATGATGGTTTGGCTGCGCTCTGCCCCCAGCGAAACAATGGCAATGGGAACAGACATAATTTCAGCCAAAAACTTAAGATAGTTCAATGCTGCCTTGGGCAGATCATCAAGGGAGCGACAATGACGGGTAGATTGCTGCCACCCGGGTAGGGTTTCATAGATGGGACGGCAGCGGGCAAATTTCAGGGCATTGCTGGGGAAATGTTCGCACCGCTCACCGTCAATATCGTAGGCCACACAAACTTTGATCTCTGGCAATTCATCCAAGACATCGAGCTTGGTAATTGCTAAGCAATCTAGACCATTAATGCGCACAGCGTAGCGGCCAATCACAGCATCAAACCAGCCACAGCGGCGCCGCCGTCCGGTTGTGGTACCGAATTCCGCACCGCGATCGCCCAAGAGTTCTCCCACCTCATCCAACAGTTCCGTTGGAAAAGGCCCTTCACCGACCCGCGTGGTATAGGCCTTGGCGACTCCAATGACGCGGTCAATCATCGTCGGACCAATGCCAGCTCCAACACAGGCACCCCCGGCCACAGGGTTTGAGGAGGTGACGTAGGGATACGTGCCGTGATCAAGGTCTAAGAGGGTACCTTGGGCCCCTTCAAAGAGAATGTTGCGCCGACGGCGGATGGCATCATCGAGGATGAGGGAACCGTCGACAATGTGCGATCGCAGCCGCTCACCGTAGGCAGAGTATTCTTCAATGATTGGCTGCGGTTCGAGGGGAGCCAGTCCGTAGAGCTTTTCGAGGATCAAATTCTTTTGGGCGATCGCCCACTCCAGCTTGGCAGCCAATTGATCCCGATCCAGCAGGTCCAGCATGCGGATCCCTGTCCGCTCCGATTTATCGGCATAGGTCGGGCCAATGCCACGTCCCGTGGTACCAATGCGCCGCGAGCCCCGCCGTTCCTCAGCAGCAATATCCAACTGGCGATGGTAGGGCATCGTCACATGGGCTGTTTCTGCAATCAGCAAATTCTCAGTGCTGACCCCCAACTGTTCCAGTTGTTCGAGTTCTTCAAGGAGCACCTTGGGATCCACCACCGTTCCTGCCCCAATGATGCACTGGGTATCGGGGTAGAGAATCCCTGACGGAATTAGGTGCAATTTCAGGGTCTGGTCTTTGACAACAATGGTGTGACCTGCATTGACCCCCCCCTGATAGCGGACTACCACATCGGCAGACTTACTCAGGAGATCGGTGATTTTACCCTTGCCTTCATCGCCCCACTGGGCACCAACAACGACGACGTTTGCCAAGTGATTTTCTTAACTCGTTAATTAACACAATCGTCTATTGTAACCCCTGCAGCAGATGCACACAAGCGCGCGATCGCAAAAATTTTCCCAGTGTCCTGCCCGTCCTAGGGGCGATCGTGCTACCATAAAAGATGCTTTGCATGCCGATGTAGCTCAGTGGTAGAGCACTCGATTCGTAATCGAGCGGTCATGAGTTCGAATCTCATCATCGGCTTGGTTAAGCTGTTTACAGCCGTCTGCCCGCGGGAACATACTGTGTTTGCCTACCTCAGAGGAACCGTTGTCGGCCATCAAGTGGAGGGTGGTCATCGTTCTGCCCTGATCCTAGAGGTGAATGGAGTCGGCTATCGCCTACTAGTGACGTCTCATCTTTTGCGGCAATACCCGCCGAGTGCTGAGGTGGTGCAGATTTTTACCCACCTCAGTATCCGTGAAGATCAGCTGCTCCTCTATGGCTTTGCCTCGGCAGCCGAGCGAGATCTCTTTCTCCGTTTGATCCGTGTCAATGGGGTTGGGCCGCAGATGGCACTATCGCTGCTGGATACACTACCCTTGCCAGAGCTTGTCCAAGCGATTGTTAGTGGCAATACTCGGCGTCTCAGCCGCGCACCGGGGGTGGGTCATAAAACCGCTGAGCGCATTGCCTTGGAACTCAAAGCTGCCCTGAGTGCTTGGCGACAGGAAACGGGATTGGCAACGACTCCCTCTGGCCTACCCACAGAGGCGATTCGTGAAGAACTGGAGTTAACGCTCTTGGCCTTGGGCTATAGCGATCGCGAGATTGAAGCCGCCCTCACTGCCGTCGGGCAAACGACCACCCTCCCTAAGAATAGTGATCCAGAGGCATGGCTACGGGAGGCAATTGCATGGCTAAGTGCCAATACATAGCTATTGCTGAGCCAATACCCCCCTTTAAACTAGCTGTAAAAAAGGGGGCAAGCAGCCCCCTATGAGTTGAATGAAAGATATTAATTTCCTAGGAAAACATGGGCAGGTGAGAATAGAGGGCTGCCCACAGGGGACTCCAAGGCCCAAGGTTGAGTACTAGAGCCGCAATCGCCACGGTGCTGCTGAGCCATGTCAGCCATTGGGAGTAGAGATTTGCCCCTTCCTTGCGTGTTTGCAGGTGTTCAACGGTTTGCTGAAGCTGCTCGACTTCTTGGTGGAGACCGGCAATTTCATGGTGTAACCCCTCAATTTCACAATCGCGATCGCTCACCGTGGCCTGGCAAGCCGCCAGCTCTGCTTCTTTTTCGCGGCAGGTGGCTTCCATTGTGGTTAAAGAAGCAATTAATCTCGACCTTTCACTGGCATATTCCTCTTCAAGGCTGCTGCTGCGCTGGTAGGCGGTTTCTAGCTCTTGGCGATAGCGATCGCAATTGTCCCGCAGGGCTTCGTTTTCCGCTTGGCTACTGTTGAGGGCATTCGTCAATTCTGCCACCTGCTGGCGATAGTCACTGACTTGAGTTTGCAGTTGCTGTTGCTGGTCCTCTAGCTCTTGACAGCGGTTTTGCAGCCATTCCACCTCTGAGCGCAATTGCTCAATTTCTTGGCGCTGGCGATCCCGCTCCTGTTCACTGCGGGTGACCCATTCCTTGAGCCCTTCGATACGCTGGGCCTGTTCGCCAACAATTCTGTGCAGGCGATCGCACTCTTCTTTCAAACGTTGGACAGAACCCTTGTACTGCCGCTGTACCCAAGCCCGCAAAAACGATAGGCCGGAGATGGTAAATCCAATCAGGGCATAGGTGCCCACCAGTGTATGACCCGTGGCCGACATCTGTAACATATTGAACCCCTGAACTTTAGTTGAATGTCAACGAAAAGCCGCAATTCAGAATATAGCCCTTTTCCCAAGGATGGAACCCGCCCAAAACAGCCAAAGCCGCTGTCGGACAGGTCTTTGTCTTTTTATCCTTTGGCGATCGCTCCCCTAGGCAGGCGCAGGGCGATAACTTTTGGGAATAAATGCAGAAACTTCTACTTCCTAGTCTAGCGAGGGAAAATGACTGCTGGGGTTAGCTTCTTGATAGCATTGGTAGAATAAGAATGCACTGGAATTTGCAAGGGGAAGACCAATGACTGAGGCAGCTGTATTGCCTATTCTGTTGATGGGGATTGCGAACTTTTTGCAGATCTACTTAATTATTCTGCTGATTCGCGTACTTCTGTCGTGGTTTCCTAATATCAACTGGTACAATTCGCCCTTCTCAATTCTGAGTCAGTTAACAGATCCTTACCTGAATATCTTTCGCGGTCTGATTCCTCCCATCGGGGGTCTTGACTTTTCGCCAATCATTGCCTTCTTCCTCTTGCAGTTTATCGTTCAACTGTTGGCGGGGTTCTCCAGTAGCGCCACGTTCTTTTAAACCACTTTCGGCTCATGAGGGTACAATCGCCATGTCAACGCTGCCTGCGTTTCAGGATGAATTTAATGTCATTGTTGTCGGTGCGGGTCATGCAGGCTGTGAAGCGGCCTTGGCAACGGCGCGGTTGGGCTGTCGTACCCTGTTGCTGACCCTCAACCTCGATAAGATTGCTTGGCAGCCCTGTAATCCTGCGGTGGGTGGTCCTGCAAAATCACAACTGGTGCACGAAGTGGATGCCCTAGGGGGCGAAATTGGGCGTGTCACCGATCGCACCTATCTGCAAAAGCGGCTCTTGAATGCCTCACGGGGGCCAGCGGTCTGGGCATTGCGGGCGCAAACGGATAAGCGCGAATACAGCGCCGTCATGAAACAGGTGCTGGAAAATCAGCCCAACTTGCTCCTGCGCGAGGGCATGGTCACGGATTTAGTCCTCGATGCCCATGACACAGTGATTGGGGTTGAAACCTACTTTGGCGTCGCCTTTCGCTGTCAAGCAGTGGTTCTGACAACGGGAACCTTCCTCGGTGGCCGTATCTGGGTAGGGAACAAATCCATGCCCGCTGGTCGTGCTGGCGAATTTGCCGCCGAGGGACTCTCCCAAACCTTAGCCCGCCTCGGCTTTGAGGTGGATCGTCTGAAAACAGGAACGCCTGCACGGGTCGACCGGCGATCGGTGGACTACAGCAAGATGGAACCCCAACCCCCGGATGAGCAGGTGCGCTGGTTTAGCTTTGATCCCACCGCATGGGTGGAAAGGCCACAAATGAACTGCTACTTGACCCGCACCACCCCTGAAACCCACCGGCTTATCCGTGAGAATCTCCACCTCACTCCTGTGTATGGTGGCTGGGTTGATGCCAAAGGCCCCCGCTACTGCCCCAGCATTGAGGATAAAATTGTCCGCTTTGCCGATAAAGAAAGCCATCAAATTTTCATTGAACCCGAAGGCCGCAATACGCCTGAACTCTACATCCAAGGCTTTTCTACGGGACTTCCAGAACCGCTGCAACTGCAACTGTTGCGCACACTGCCGGGGCTAGAAAACTGCATCATGCTGCGTCCGGCCTATGCGGTGGAGTATGACTACTTGCCGGCAACCCAGTGCTTTCCCACCCTGATGACCAAAAAATTCAGGGGCTGTTTTGTGCGGGGCAAATCAACGGCACCACCGGCTATGAGGAAGCGGCAGCCCAAGGGATTGTGGCCGGAATTAATGCCGCTCGCTTTGTTCAGGGGAAACCAATGATCACCTTGCCGCGCCAAGGGAGCTACATCGGTACTCTTATTGATGATCTGTGCACGAAGGAACTGCGGGAACCCTACCGCATGCTCACTAGCCGCTCGGAATATCGCTTGGTATTGCGATCCGACAATGCTGACCAGCGGCTTACCCCCTTGGGATACGAGATTGGCTTGGTGAGTGAAGCCCAGTGGCAGGTGTTTCAAGCAAAACAGCAACGCCTTGCGGCTGAGAGCCAACGCTTGCAAACCACGCGCATCAAAGCCCATGAACCCATGGGCGAAGCGATTGTGGTCGCGACGGGTCAAGGGATTAAAGGTGCCATTGCCCTTGCTGAGTTGCTGCGGCGATCGGGGATACACTACGAGCTATTGGATCGCCACGGCCTTGGCAATCCAGACTTGACGCCCCAAGAGAAAGAGGCGGTTGAAATTGCCATTAAGTACGCCGGCTACATTGAGCGACAACAGCGGGAAATTGAGCAGATTGCCCGTCAAGAACAGCGTCCTCTCCCTGCCGATTTGGATTACTTTGCTATCCCCACCCTTTCAATGGAGGCACGGGAAAAACTCAGCGCGATTCGCCCCCTCACCATTGGCCAGGCCAGCCGTATTGGTGGGGTGAATCCAGCGGACATCAATGCCCTTTTGGTCTATCTCCAGATGCAACAGCAGCGACGATCCCTAGTGGCGGTGGGGAGCTAAGACAAAGTGGCTGGCTGGTTAGGCAAATTGGCG
Proteins encoded in this window:
- the atpC gene encoding ATP synthase F1 subunit epsilon, yielding MVMTVRVIAPDKTVWDAPAEEVILPSTTGQLGILSNHAPLLTALETGVMRVRQDREWVAIALMGGFAEVENNEVTILVNGAERGDTIDLEKAKAEFAAAQAALAQAEQGESKQAKIQATQAFRRARARLQAAGGVVEI
- the prfB gene encoding peptide chain release factor 2 (programmed frameshift), translated to MTDLSTLKRDFSLLRDRLGQTQDYLDPAALKAKIHDLEHTAAQPDLWNDQATAQATLQQLTEAKETLSQLQQWQKAIEHVETALELLELEPDEGLVTEATTLLRELDTQLSRWELEQLLSGPYDKNNAILTINAGAGGTDAQDWAEMLLRMYTRWAERHGYQTHLAELSEGEEAGIKSATLEIRGRYAYGYLRSEKGTHRLVRISPFNANGKRQTSFAGVDVMPELDQSVTVEIPESDLEITTSRSGGKGGQNVNKVETAVRIVHKPTGLAVRCTQERSQLQNKEKALAILKAKLLVIAQEQKAKEIADIRGDVVEAAWGNQIRNYVFHPYQLVKDLRTEVETTAIQDVMDGDLDPFIHAYLRQQTAEAS
- the ftsH4 gene encoding ATP-dependent zinc metalloprotease FtsH, giving the protein MAIKNSPEVPRNRWIGNALLFLGLGFLLLNIFFPQLFAPRPPQVPYSMFIHQVQEGEVARVYLGQNEILYQLKPEGNKPPQVLATTPIFDLELPKRLEEKGVEFAAAPPPRNSWLLNILGWVIPPIVFVLILQFFASRQVGGGPQGVLSISKSRAKVYVEGANTGIRFEDVAGVEEAKAELVEIVDFLKNPQRYIQIGARIPKGVLLVGPPGTGKTLLAKAVAGEANVPFFSISGSEFVELFVGVGSARVRDLFEQAKKQAPCIVFIDELDAIGKSRSSAGFYGGNDEREQTLNQLLTEMDGFDATGATVIVLAATNRPETLDPALLRPGRFDRQVLVDRPDLSGREAILKIHAKKVKLAPEVDLHAIAARTPGFAGADLANLVNEAALLAARNQREMVTQQDFAEAIERIVAGLEKKSRVLNDKEKKIVAYHEVGHALVGCALPGSGRVEKISIVPRGMAALGYTLQLPTEDRFLLDEQELRAQIATLLGGRSAEEIVFGTITTGAANDLQRATDLAERMVRSYGMSKVLGPLAFEQQQSSFLTNNGMMLRAVSEETAQAIDREVKEIVESAHQQALSILKENRDLLEAIAQKLLEKEVIEGEELHDLLAQVKTPAAA
- a CDS encoding TldD/PmbA family protein, with protein sequence MPATLLRSADLAHLSYSPEGDRFDGSWEAPLATLLGLGRAAGADFVEIFLERSHYLSTLVEEDRLTSVSPRLSLGAGIRVFRGTRDCYVSTNDLSFNGLRTALEKALGLMGLLLPSPQAYVPEIHLELLRDYAQGQKESWLATCSSIAEVADILLAGSDRLRQKTQHLQSRRLSYFRDWQEVMVAASDGTFARDIRLTQSAVGSVLCADGEHRASIGERNGDTSNPDFLRQWDYTTLADTVAEAAGKMLYANYVESGTYPVIMANQFGGVIFHEACGHLLETTQIERGTTPFADKKGEKIAHENLTAWDEGITSGAFGSIDMDDEGMPTQRTLLIENGILKNFLSDRAGSMRTGHPRTGSGRRQSYTYAAASRMRNTYIAPGKYTVEDLIASVDRGIYCKRMGGGSVGATGQFNFAVEEAYWIENGQIKHPLKGATLIGEAKEIMQRISMSANDLALAPGFCGSISGSIYVTVGQPHIKVDAITVGGR
- the rplY gene encoding 50S ribosomal protein L25, whose translation is MSRSLVIEGQLRPADAKPNALRRNGKIPAVLYGPTIESSISLVVDTRAAELLVRDARPQKTPIQLSIPDLPWQGTVVLQEVQAHPAKDTLYHLSFLAKAEN
- a CDS encoding adenylosuccinate synthase yields the protein MANVVVVGAQWGDEGKGKITDLLSKSADVVVRYQGGVNAGHTIVVKDQTLKLHLIPSGILYPDTQCIIGAGTVVDPKVLLEELEQLEQLGVSTENLLIAETAHVTMPYHRQLDIAAEERRGSRRIGTTGRGIGPTYADKSERTGIRMLDLLDRDQLAAKLEWAIAQKNLILEKLYGLAPLEPQPIIEEYSAYGERLRSHIVDGSLILDDAIRRRRNILFEGAQGTLLDLDHGTYPYVTSSNPVAGGACVGAGIGPTMIDRVIGVAKAYTTRVGEGPFPTELLDEVGELLGDRGAEFGTTTGRRRRCGWFDAVIGRYAVRINGLDCLAITKLDVLDELPEIKVCVAYDIDGERCEHFPSNALKFARCRPIYETLPGWQQSTRHCRSLDDLPKAALNYLKFLAEIMSVPIAIVSLGAERSQTIIVEDPIHGPKRALLKDDGTQVHPILS
- the ruvA gene encoding Holliday junction branch migration protein RuvA, producing MFAYLRGTVVGHQVEGGHRSALILEVNGVGYRLLVTSHLLRQYPPSAEVVQIFTHLSIREDQLLLYGFASAAERDLFLRLIRVNGVGPQMALSLLDTLPLPELVQAIVSGNTRRLSRAPGVGHKTAERIALELKAALSAWRQETGLATTPSGLPTEAIREELELTLLALGYSDREIEAALTAVGQTTTLPKNSDPEAWLREAIAWLSANT
- a CDS encoding YggT family protein, coding for MTEAAVLPILLMGIANFLQIYLIILLIRVLLSWFPNINWYNSPFSILSQLTDPYLNIFRGLIPPIGGLDFSPIIAFFLLQFIVQLLAGFSSSATFF